In one window of Brassica rapa cultivar Chiifu-401-42 chromosome A07, CAAS_Brap_v3.01, whole genome shotgun sequence DNA:
- the LOC103828275 gene encoding uncharacterized protein LOC103828275 — translation MFTRLFRKPKKKETDTLQTLEKLNETLDMLEKKESLLLKRAAQEVERAKEFTRAKNKRAAMQCLKRKRVYEQQVEQLGNYQLRIHDQMIMLEGSKATTETVDALRSGASAMKAMQKATNIHDVDKTMDEINEQTDNMRQIQDALSAPFGSDFDEDELEAELEELESAELEEELIEPVIRPVQNLPEGKQPARPATQKKQTAYEDELAALQADMAL, via the exons ATGTTTACTCGGCTATTCCGTaaaccaaagaagaaggagactgATACTCTCCAAACACTAGAGAAGCTTAATGAG ACTCTTGACATGCTAGAGAAGAAGGAAAGTTTGCTTCTAAAGAGAGCTGCTCAAGAGGTTGAGAGAGCAAAGGAGTTCACCCGTGCCAAGAACAAACGAG CGGCTATGCAATGTTTGAAAAGGAAGAGGGTCTATGAGCAACAAGTTGAACAGCTTGGAAATTACCAGCTCCGTATTCATGATCAA ATGATTATGTTAGAAGGTTCTAAAGCAACAACAGAGACTGTAGATGCTTTGAGGAGTGGTGCCTCTGCGATGAAAGCTATGCAGAAAGCAAC AAACATTCACGATGTTGACAAGACCATGGATGAGATCAATGAGCAAACCGATAACATGCGACAGATCCAGGACGCTTTGTCTGCTCCATTTGGATCTGATTTCGATGAG GATGAATTGGAAGCAGAACTTGAAGAGCTTGAAAGCGCAGAGCTAGAAGAGGAACTTATTGAGCCGGTAATACGACCTGTTCAAAACCTTCCTGAAGGAAAGCAACCAGCTCGTCCTGCAACTCAGAAGAAACAGACCGCTTATGAAGATGAACTGGCTGCCTTACAAGCTGATATGGCCCTCTAA